A genomic region of Papaver somniferum cultivar HN1 chromosome 7, ASM357369v1, whole genome shotgun sequence contains the following coding sequences:
- the LOC113297636 gene encoding endoribonuclease Dicer homolog 1 produces the protein MDENRVPGNNGIGNGNRSADDASYWLDACEDIPCDLINDIVDFDPVVPTQVVIDDTAHQGVDFFGGIDRILESIKNGAGFSENEIVATGVESENMVTDGRIIQSAEVNGEAQKEKLAKTELKSDGFCLIISGGEKKSSQTEVHGKEISKSSKAEVHGKETSHSKHERGDREVRRARHVEPVDRHGKRARLSDCSRHDRSNERLSKKRHRDYERTDMDRDRGRDRDRDRSSRRDHYSYSSDRKGGRDPDRRDSDRDRDRARKGYWERDQTGKVVFHSGSWEYEHEREAKRVKKQNLEKCENIEKKPEEKREKPVEELARKYQLDVLDQAKKKNTIAFLETGTGKTLIAVLLIKSLCKDMMKENKKILAIFLVPKVPLVYQQAEVIRESTGYKVGHYCGEMGQDFWDARRWQREFESNQVLVMTAQILLNILRHSIIKMETINLLILDECHHAVKKHPYSLVMSEFYHRTPKEKRPSVFGMTASPVNLKGVSSQEDCAIKIRNLESKLDAIVCTIKDRKELEKHVPMPLEVIVEYDKAASLWSLHEKIKKLEVEVEEAAHMSSRRSKWQFMGARDAGSKDELRLVYGLSERTESDGAANLIQKLRAINYALGELGQWCAYKVALAFLTALQNDERANYQLDVKFQESYLSKVLTLLQCQLSEGAVSDEEAKTSDMESDDVKCDDNLDDVEEGELPDSHAVSGGEHVDVIIGAAVADGKVTPKVQSLVKILLKYQHTEDFRAIVFVERVVSALVLPKVFAELPSLSFIKCASLIGHNNSQEMRTSQMQDTIAKFRDGRVTLLVATSVAEEGLDIRQCNVVIRFDLAKTVLAYIQSRGRARKPGSDYILMAERGNLSHQTFLRNARNSEETLRKEAIERTDLSHLKGTSKLTTVDTTPGSVYQVESTGAVVSLNSAVGLVHFYCSQLPSDRYSILRPEFIMERHQHQGGSVEYSCKLQLPCNAPFEKLEGPICSSMRLAQQAVCLAACKKLHEMGAFTDMLLPDKGSGEEGEKLDENAVGDPLPGTARHREFYPEGVAEILRGEWILSSKDTCQKMVNLHMYAVKLVDVGASKDPFLTQVSDFAVLFGSKLDAEVLSMSMDLFVAKTMITKASLVFQGSIDITVNQLVLLKSFHVRLVSIVLDVDVEPSSTPWDSTKAYLFVPVISEKCIDPSEGIDWGLVETIVGTDAWENPLQRARPDVYLGTNERTLGGDRREYGYGKLRHDMAFGQKSHPTYGIRGAIAQFDVVKASGLLPNRVATENHSEILGQGKIFMADSCINAESLVGSIVTAAHSGKRFYVDSVRYDMNAENSFPRKEGYLGPLEYSSYADYYRQKYGVDLIYKKQPLIRGRGVSYCKNLLSPRFEHSEAHEDESDENLNKTYYVFLPPELCFVHPLPGSLVRGAQRLPSIMRRVESMLLAVQLRDSINYPIAGSKILEALTAASCQETFCYERAELLGDAYLKWIVSRFLFLKYPQKHEGQLTRMRQQMVSNMVLYQCALNKGLQSFIQADRFAPSRWSAPGVLPVFDEDTKDTESSLFEPESNSSDPHKVALDNNGYEDDDMEDGEVEVESDSSCYRVLSSKTLADVVESLIGVYYVEGGKNAAHHLMSWIGIEVEFDPEEVDAVKKPCSVPDSVLKSVNFDALESSLNIKFHDKSLLLEAITHASRPSAGVSCYQRLEFVGDAVLDHLITRHLFFTYTDLPPGRLTDLRAAAVNNENFARVVVKHKLHLHLRHGSSALEAQIRDFLRDVKDELLKPGFNSFGVGDCKAPKVLGDIFESIAGAIFLDSGRDTSVVWKVFQPLMHPMVTPETLPMHPVRELQERCQQQAEGLEYKATRSGNLATVEVYIDGVQIGIAQNPQKKMAQKLAARNALVVLKEKQEIEEKEKGENGKKKNGNPAFTRQTLNDICLRRQWPMPQYRCVDEGGPAHAKKFTYSVRVNTTDKGWTDDCIGEPMPSVKKAKDSAAILLLELLNKLYPNP, from the exons ATGGATGAAAATAGGGTTCCTGGAAATAATGGGATTGGTAATGGTAATCGTTCAGCTGACGATGCTTCTTATTGGTTAGATGCTTGTGAGGATATACCTTGCGATCTGATTAAtgatattgttgattttgatcctgtTGTTCCCACCCAAGTAGTAATTGATGACACTGCACATCAAGGTGTTGATTTTTTCGGTGGAATTGATCGGATACTGGAGAGTATTAAGAACGGTGCTGGTTTTTCGGAAAATGAAATTGTTGCAACCGGTGTTGAGTCTGAGAATATGGTGACTGATGGAAGAATAATTCAATCAGCGGAAGTGAACGGAGAAGCGCAAAAGGAAAAATTGGCAAAAACTGAACTCAAAAGTGATGGGTTTTGTCTGATTATTAGTGGTGGTGAGAAAAAATCATCTCAAACTGAGGTCCATGGCAAGGAAATATCGAAATCATCTAAAGCTGAGGTCCATGGCAAGGAAACATCTCATAGTAAACATGAAAGAGGTGACAGGGAGGTTAGGAGAGCGAGACATGTCGAACCTGTTGATAGACATGGCAAAAGAGCTCGACTTAGTGACTGCAGTCGCCATGATCGCTCTAACGAAAGATTGAGCAAGAAGAGGCATCGGGATTATGAGAGGACGGACATGGATAGGGATAGAGGCCGGGACAGGGATAGAGACCGAAGCAGTAGAAGAGACCACTATAGCTATAGCAGTGATAGGAAGGGTGGTAGGGATCCAGATCGCAGAGATAGTGATAGAGATAGGGATAGGGCTAGAAAAGGTTACTGGGAAAGGGATCAAACGGGTAAGGTTGTTTTTCATTCTGGTTCGTGGGAGTACGAACATGAGCGAGAGGCGAAGAGAGTCAAGAAACAAAACCTTGAAAAGTGTGAGAACATTGAGAAGAAACCCGAGGAGAAGAGAGAAAAACCAGTTGAGGAATTGGCTAGGAAGTATCAGTTGGATGTGCTTGACCAGGCGAAGAAGAAAAATACAATAGCTTTTCTTGAAACAGGAACTGGTAAAACACTCATTGCCGTTCTTCTTATTAAGAGTCTTTGCAAGGACATgatgaaggaaaataaaaaaattctggCAATTTTTTTGGTGCCCAAAGTCCCCCTTGTTTATCAG CAAGCTGAAGTTATTAGGGAGAGTACTGGCTACAAAGTAGGACATTACTGTGGTGAGATGGGTCAAGATTTTTGGGATGCTCGTAGATGGCAGCGTGAATTTGAATCAAATCAG GTGCTTGTAATGACGGCTCAAATTCTGTTGAACATTCTCAGGCACAGCATAATAAAAATGGAAACCATCAACCTCCTCATTCTTGATGAATGTCATCATGCTGTCAAGAAACATCCATATTCATTAGTGATGTCTGAGTTTTATCATAGAACCCCTAAAGAGAAGCGGCCGTCTGTTTTTGGGATGACGGCGTCACCTGTAAATTTGAAGG GTGTTTCTAGCCAGGAAGATTGTGCAATAAAAATCAGGAATCTTGAGAGCAAACTAGATGCAATTGTTTGTACAATAAAAGACCGAAAGGAGTTGGAGAAGCACGTTCCAATGCCCTTGGAAGTTATTGTTGAGTATGACAAAGCAGCAAGCTTGTGGTCACTtcatgaaaaaattaaaaaacttgaAGTAGAAGTCGAGGAGGCAGCGCATATGAGTTCCAGAAGAAGTAAGTGGCAATTTATGGGTGCTAGAGATGCCGGATCTAAAGATGAGTTACGCCTTGTGTATGGACTATCTGAAAGAACAGAAAGTGATGGTGCTGCTAACTTAATTCAAAAGTTGAGAGCTATTAATTATGCTCTGGGTGAGCTAGGGCAGTGGTGTGCTTATAAG GTTGCTCTTGCATTTTTGACAGCCTTGCAGAATGATGAAAGGGCAAATTACCAGCTTGATGTTAAGTTTCAAGAATCGTACCTGAGTAAAGTTCTGACACTCTTACAATGCCAATTGTCTGAAGGAGCTGTCTCTGATGAAGAGGCAAAAACATCAGATATGGAAAGCGATGATGTTAAATGTGACGAtaaccttgatgatgttgaagAGGGAGAACTTCCTGATAGTCACG CTGTCTCTGGTGGAGAGCATGTGGATGTTATAATTGGAGCCGCTGTAGCTGATGGAAAGGTTACTCCCAAAGTTCAGTCGTTGGTTAAAATACTTCTCAAGTACCAACACACAGAGGACTTTCGTGCAATAGTCTTTGTGGAGCGAGTAGTGTCCGCCTTAGttcttccaaag GTCTTTGCCGAGCTCCCATCTCTAAGTTTTATCAAATGTGCTAGTTTGATTGGGCACAACAATAGTCAGGAAATGCGCACATCCCAAATGCAGGACACAATAGCTAAGTTCCGTGACGGCCGA GTTACACTATTAGTAGCTACTAGTGTTGCAGAGGAAGGGTTGGATATTCGGCAATGCAATGTTGTCATTCGTTTTGACCTTGCAAAAACTGTATTGGCTTATATTCAGTCTAGAGGTCGTGCAAGGAAGCCTGGGTCTGATTACATCTTGATGGCTGAGAG AGGAAATTTGTCGCATCAAACATTCTTAAGAAATGCTCGAAATAGTGAGGAAACCCTACGGAAGGAAGCAATTGAAAGAACTGACCTTAGTCATCTCAAGGGTACTTCTAAACTAACTACTGTAGACACAACGCCGGGTTCAGTATACCAGGTCGAATCAACTGGAGCTGTTGTGAGTCTAAATTCTGCTGTTGGTCTCGTTCACTTTTACTGCTCTCAGCTTCCTAGTGACAG GTATTCTATACTGCGTCCTGAGTTCATTATGGAACGGCATCAGCACCAAGGAGGTTCGGTTGAATATTCATGCAAGCTTCAACTTCCTTGTAATGCACCATTTGAAAAGCTTGAGGGTCCCATTTGCTCTTCAATGCGCCTTGCTCAGCAG GCTGTTTGTTTGGCTGCTTGCAAGAAGCTTCATGAAATGGGTGCATTTACGGACATGCTCTTGCCAGACAAGGGAAGTGGGGAAGAAGGAGAGAAGCTTGACGAGAATGCAGTAGGAGATCCGCTTCCTGGAACCGCAAGGCACAGAGAATTCTATCCTGAAGGGGTTGCTGAAATTTTGCGG GGAGAATGGATTTTATCAAGTAAAGATACTTGCCAGAAGATGGTTAATCTGCACATGTATGCTGTAAAACTTGTGGACGTCGGCGCTTCAAAAGACCCTTTCTTAACCCAAGTATCAGATTTTGCAGTACTTTTTGGCAGTAAGCTGGACGCGGAG GTTTTATCAATGTCGATGGACCTCTTTGTAGCTAAAACCATGATAACAAAGGCATCTCTTGTATTCCAGGGATCTATTGATATCACAGTAAATCAG CTGGTTTTGTTGAAGAGCTTTCACGTTAGACTTGTGAGTATTGTGCTGGATGTGGATGTTGAACCTTCAAGCACTCCGTGGGACTCCACAAAGGCATATTTATTTGTCCCTGTCATTAGTGAGAAGTGTATTGATCCTTCGGAAGGAATTGATTGGGGTCTAGTTGAAACAATAGTAGGGACAGATGCTTGGGAAAATCCTCTTCAGAGGGCTCGTCCTGATGTTTATCTTGGCACAAATGAGCGTACACTTGGTGGAGATCGGAGGGAGTATGGATATGGAAAATTACGTCATGACATGGCATTTGGACAGAAGTCTCATCCTACGTATGGTATCCGTGGGGCCATTGCTCAATTTGACGTTGTGAAAGCTTCTGGTTTGCTTCCTAATCGGGTTGCCACTGAGAACCATAGTGAAATTTTGGGCCAAGGCAAGATATTTATGGCTGATTCGTGCATTAATGCGGAAAGTCTTGTTGGGAGTATTGTGACTGCAGCTCACTCTGGAAAACGATTTTATGTGGATTCTGTGCGCTATGACATGAATGCAGAAAACTCCTTTCCGAGGAAAGAGGGCTACTTAGGCCCTCTTGAATATAGTTCATATGCTGATTACTACAGGCAAAA ATATGGTGtggatttgatttacaaaaaacaaCCTCTTATTAGAGGACGAGGTGTTTCGTATTGCAAGAATCTTCTCTCTCCCCGATTCGAACATTCTGAAG CGCATGAAGATGAGTCGGATGAAAATCTTAACAAAACATACTATGTTTTCCTCCCCCCGGAGCTGTGTTTTGTACATCCACTTCCTGGGTCACTTGTACGAGGAGCCCAAAGGTTGCCTTCAATTATGAGGAGAGTTGAAAGTATGCTTCTTGCAGTTCAGCTGAGGGATAGTATTAACTATCCAATTGCTGGTTCCAAG ATCTTGGAAGCATTGACTGCTGCGTCGTGTCAGGAGACATTCTGTTATGAAAGAGCTGAGTTACTTGGAGATGCTTACTTGAAATGGATTGTAAGCAGATTTCTATTCCTAAAATATCCACAAAAACACGAGGGCCAGCTTACAAGAATGAGGCAACAGATGGTTAGCAACATGGTACTTTATCAGTGTGCTCTGAATAAAGGTCTTCAGTCATTTATCCAAGCTGATCGATTTGCTCCATCTAGATGGTCTGCCCCTGGCGTTCTTCCTGTATTTGATGAGGATACGAAGGACACCGAGTCTTCCTTATTTGAACCCGAGAGCAACTCTTCTGATCCACATAAGGTTGCCCTAGATAACAACGGATATGAGGATGATGATATGGAAGATGGTGAGGTTGAGGTTGAGAGTGACTCTAGCTGTTACAGGGTCCTCTCTAGCAAAACGCTGGCAGATGTTGTCGAATCCCTGATTGGGGTATATTATGTTGAAGGTGGGAAGAATGCTGCACACCATCTTATGAGTTGGATTGGGATAGAGGTGGAATTTGACCCTGAGGAGGTGGATGCTGTTAAAAAGCCGTGTAGTGTTCCAGATAGTGTTCTGAAAAGTGTCAACTTTGATGCTTTAGAAAGTTCATTGAATATTAAGTTCCACGATAAGAGCCTGTTATTGGAAGCCATTACTCATGCTTCACGGCCTTCAGCCGGGGTTTCTTGTTATCAACGTCTGGAATTTGTTGGTGATGCTGTCTTGGATCATCTAATTACAAGGCACTTGTTTTTTACGTACACCGATCTACCCCCAGGGCGTTTGACAGACTTAAGAGCTGCTGCTGTAAACAATGAGAATTTTGCACGCGTTGTTGTTAAGCACAAGCTTCATTTGCACCTCCGACATGGGTCAAGTGCCCTTGAAGCTCAG ATTCGGGACTTTCTGAGAGATGTTAAAGATGAATTGTTGAAGCCAGGGTTCAACTCCTTCGGTGTAGGAGATTGCAAAGCTCCCAAAGTTCTCGGAGACATCTTTGAATCCATAGCTGGTGCTATTTTTCTAGACAGTGGACGAGATACCTCTGTTGTGTGGAAG GTGTTCCAACCTTTGATGCATCCAATGGTGACCCCAGAAACACTTCCAATGCATCCGGTTAGGGAACTCCAAGAGCGTTGCCAACAACAAGCTGAAGGCCTTGAATATAAAGCTACTCGGAGTGGAAATTTGGCTACTGTTGAGGTGTATATCGATGGTGTACAGATTGGGATTGCTCAAAACCCACAAAAGAAAATGGCTCAAAAATTAGCTGCAAGGAATGCACTTGTTGTTCTAAAAGAAAAGCAAGAGATCGAAGAAAAGGAGAAGGGTGAGaatgggaagaagaagaatggcAATCCAGCATTTACTAGACAGACTCTTAATGATATATGCTTACGGAGGCAATGGCCAATGCCTCAATACCG GTGTGTTGATGAGGGTGGCCCTGCACACGCGAAGAAATTCACGTACTCCGTACGTGTGAATACTACTGATAAGGGATGGACAGATGATTGCATTGGGGAGCCAATGCCAAGTGTGAAAAAGGCCAAGGACTCTGCTGCGATTCTTCTCTTGGAGCTTTTAAACAAGTTGTATCCAAATCCATGA